DNA sequence from the uncultured Ilyobacter sp. genome:
TCTGCATCATCTATCTCCTCTTGGGTCAGTGGATTTTTTATGCCGGTAGACCCGTTAGTTTCTACCTTTATTTTTACTCCCATCTCTTCGGCTTTTTTCTTTAATGAATCAGCGGCCATATATGTGTGAGCAATCCCTGTAGGGCATGCAGTTACAGCCAGTAAAAACCCACTTTCTTTTGAATTCATGACCTTATCTTCTTCTACAGTTTCTTCCTCTGCATCTTTTTTAGAAATTATAGATATTACTTCATCTTTTGTTTCGACTTTTAACAGGGCTTCTCTGAAATCATCATCAAGAAGTGAGGTGGTTAATTTAGTAAGAGTTTCTATGTGAGAATCACTAGCGCCCTCTGATGCTGCGATCATGAAAAACAACTGAGAAGGTTCTCCGTCGAGAGCGTCATAATCTACTCCTGATTTATGAAGTCCAAAGGCAAGAGCAGGTGTCTTAACTGCCGCAACTTTTGCATGTGGGATAGCTATACCTTCTTCGAGTCCTGTAGAGGACTGAGATTCTCTTTTTAAAATGGCTTCTCTGTATGCATTTTTATCATTTAATTTGCCGGCTTTATCAAGAGCCTCTATAAGTTCGTCGATAACAGCTTCTTTTGTATCGCCCTTTAGATCCATAACCATGGTATTTTTTTCTAATAAATCTAAAATTTTCATTTTTTCACCTCACTAGTTTATTTTTTCTATTTTTATCTCATTTATTAAATTTTCTACTTCTGAAAGAGTGCATAAATTTTTTGAAAAGGCTGAAGCACTTCCAGCTGCTATCCCTCTGCTGAAACAATCCTCTATACATAGTCCCTCTGCTATCCCCGAAGTAAATCCTCCCACCATAGAGTCACCTGCACCTACGGAATTTTGAACTACTCCCTTTGGGACATTTCCAAAGTAAACAGCTTCTTCAGTTATAAGGAAGGCACCATCCCCGGCCATGGAGATAGCCACATTTTTTGCCCCCATCTTCAGGAGCTTCTGTCCGTACTCTAACATCTCCTTCTTATTCTGAATTTTTACGTCAAAAAGTTCTTCGAGCTCATGATGATTTGGCTTTATTAAATATGGTTTGGCTTTTACTGCATCTTCTAAGGCTTTCCCATTTGTATCTAATATTACCTTGACGCCTTTTGGAAGGCGACTCATAATTTTCTCATAGACATTACTTTCAAAAGATAAGGGAACACTCCCTGCCATAACTAAAATATCTCCTTTTTTCAGTTTTTCTAGCTGTCTGAAAAGCTCTTCTTTTTTATCCTCGCCTATTTTAGGGGAGTTTCCGTTTATCTCTGTTTCTATATTTCCATTTTTCATCTTTACATTTATACGGGTATCTTCATCTAGCTGTATAAAATCACATTTTATATCTTTTTTTGTAAGTTCTTTGTGTATAAAATCTCCTGTAAATCCTCCTAAGAATCCAAGGGCGATAGATTCGTGTCCTAGGTTCTTTAAAACCTGACTGACATTTATCCCCTTACCTCCTGGAAGTTTATGCTCACTTTTACTTATGTTTACCTTTCCTTCTTGAAAGGAATTCATCTGAATTATGTAGTCTAAAGATGGGTTGAGAGTAAGTGTGTATATCATACTAACACTCCTTTATTTTAGTTTTTTTTCGATACTCTTCTGCTGGAAGTTTGTCTGTTATTATTGTACATTCTTTTAATTCTGCAAAGGAAACAAAAGATGTTTTGCCGAATTTATTGAAGTCTCCTAAGATATAAGATTTCTGAGATTTTTTTATTACCTCTCTTTTTATCTCCGCCTCTTCTATATCCGGTGTTGTATACCCAGTTTTTAAGGTTATTCCGTTGACCCCTATAAAACATTTGTTGAAATTGTATTTTTTCAGAGACTCTATTGTTTCTACTCCTACAAGTGCCCCAGTTCTGTTTTTTATCTTTCCACCTGTTAGATAAGCTCTTATGCTGTATTTCATAAGCTCAGGTATATGGGTGACACCATTTGTCACTACAGTGACATTTTTATCTTGGAGATACTTTATCATTCTCTCTGTGGTTGTCCCTGCATCGATAAAGATACACTCGCCGTCTAAAACAATTTTAGAAGCAGCTTCACCTATTTTATCCTTCTCAAATTTATTCTGTATATTTTTGGTATTGAAATCAGCTTCAAAAGAATTTTCTGGGAAGGTGGCTCCTCCGTGAACTCTCTTTAGAAGTCCGTGCTCTTCTAGATAAGTTAAATCCCGTCTGATTGTTGATTCTGATATTTTTAAAGTGTCTACAATCTCTTTCATTTTTACGATCTCTTTATTTTTTAAAAGATTTAATATTATGTCGTACCTTTCTTGACTTAACATCTTATCAACTCCTTATTTAAAATATACACTAAGTTTTAAAAAAAATCAACCAAAATAATTCAAAAACAATCAGAAATAGTCACAAAAAACAACACAAAGATTCAAAAACACTCACAAATTCTGGAAGAGTTGATAAAATAATAAAAAAAATCCTCCCTTTTCAGGGAGGAAAAATTGATTAAAATTATTTATTTGAAATAAACTCTTCGAGAACCATTTTTATCTCTTCAGCAGTACCCATGTCCAAAAGTCTTTCAACTAAGGACTCACACTCTTTTTTATCTAATTTCATGATATTTTTCTTTACTCTAGGTATAGAAATGGCAGACATTGAAAATGCATCTAGTCCCATTCCAAATAAAACTGGAGTAGCTTTTTCATCTCCGGCAAATTCACCACACATAGATATTGTGATACCCTCTTCATGCGCTCCATCAATAGCCATTTTTATCGCCTGAAGTACAGCAGGGTTAAATGGATCATACAGATGTGCAATGTTTTCATTTCCCCTGTCTACAGCAAGAGTATACTGAGTGAGGTCATTTGTACCGATAGAGAAGAAATCAACTTCTCTTGCAAAATGTTTAGCTCTCATGGCAACGGCAGGAGTTTCTACCATTATACCGAACTGAATATCTTCGTCAAATTTTATTCCCTCTTCTCTTAATTCTGTCTTACACTCTTCTAAAATAACTTTTGCTTGTCTCACTTCAACAAGAGAGATGATCATTGGAAGCATTATTTTAACATATCCAAAAGCAGATGCTCTGAGAAGTGCTCTAAACTGAGTTTTTAATATATCTTTTCTGTCTAGACATACTCTTAGTGCTCTCCATCCTAAAAATGGATTTTCTTCTTCTGGAAGATCCATATAGCTAAGAGCCTTGTCTCCACCAATATCCATAGTTCTTATTGTTACAGGTTTACCCTCAAGTGATTCTACAACAGTTTTATAAGCTTCAAATTGCTCATCCTCAGTAGGGAATCTGTCGTTATTCATGAAAAGAAATTCAGTTCTGTAAAGTCCGATTCCTTCGGCACCATTTCTGTGAAGTCCTGCTACATCATTTGGACTTCCTATATTTCCCCACATATTGGCTTTTACACCGTCTTTAGAAACGGCTTCTTTATCTATAAGCATTTTAAGTTCTTCTTTTTCAGCTATAAAAGCTTCTCTTTTCTTTTCATATTGAGAGATCTCCTCATCATAAGGATGGATTATTATATCTCCTGTAGTGGCATCTACTATGATAGTCTCTCCGCCCTCTACATGACTGCATACATCTCCAGTTCCTACAACGGCAGGAATTTCTAATGATCTGGCCATGATAGATGAGTGAGCTGTTCTTCCACCTATCTCTGTAACAAATGCAAGAACATTTTCAAGGTCAATCTGAGCAGTGTCAGAAGGAGTAAGGTCTTTGGCTATGATAACTGTATTAGGCTCTAGTGAACTAAGGTCTCCTATATCATGTCCCAATAAATTGTGCAGCCATCTGTTACCTATATCTCTCAAATCTGCGGCTCTTTCTCTAAGGTATTCATCTTCTAAGTTTCCAAGCATTTCGCAATAAGATTCTATCCCACGTGACAAAGCATTCTCTGCAGAGATTTCCTCATCTTCTATAAGTTCTACAACTTCGTCAAATAGATCCTCATCTTCTAAAAGAGTGATGTGACCGTCAAAAATAGCTGCCTTATCCTCTCCTAATTTAACAGCAGTTTTTTTTCTGATCTCAGTAAGCTGCTCTTTTGATTTATCTCTAGAAGTGATAAGTCTTTCTTTTTCTTTTTCTACATCCTCTATATCTCCAGTATTGATCACTAACTCTATTTCTTTATGAAGGTATACTTTACCTATAGCTACTCCCGGGGAAGCGTCTATTCCTTTGATAAATTTTCTCATCTCAAAATTCTCCTTATTCATCAAATTATCAGCGATATTAGCGAAAAATTAGAAGGTACATAGTACCCTCTAATTTTAATTGTCTATTAATTAGTCTCTTAAGTTTGATAAAAGAGTTGCTAGTTTTTCAACAGCTTCATCAGCGTCTGTTCCTTCAGCATGAACAGTAATTTTAGCTCCTTTTTTGATACCAAGAGAAAGAACTTTTAAAAGAGATGTCGCCTTTACAACTTTACCAGCTTCATTTTCAACCTCTACCTTTGAATCGAAAGTTTTTGCCATAGTTACGAATTCATTACCAGGTCTTGTATGTAAACCAGTTTCATTTTTAATCTCCACCGTTCTGCTTACCATTTTAAAAATCACTCTCCTTTTAAAATTTTTTTATAATATTTTTAAGTGTAAAATTAAATTTTTAACTAAGTCGAAGCCTGGTGAAATTTTTTTAGCTTCTTCCCTTATAGTTAAACATTTATATGTTGCAAAAATTAATCACAACGTTAATTTAACACTACATCATACTGTAAAATTTGTCAACGTGTTTTTTTTGAACAGGTGCGCTTCATTAGGACACAATTGGGCTTGAAACTATAAATTTACTATGTATATTAAAGGTTCTTTTTTATTATTTTTTTTTGTTATTTGACATAATTTATTATGTGGGATAGACTTTTTTTAAGGGAATGTTTTTATTTTTGAAAATTTTTTAACAATGAATTTACATTAATTTAGGGAGGTTATATGGAACTAAGAGAAGTAAGATCAAACGCTAGAGGGAAGATGAAGGGGTTTTGCAATTTATGTACTGAGTGCAACGGGGTTTGGTGTGCAGGTCAAGTTCCAGGAATGGGAGGAGCAGGAACTGGAGAATCTTTTAAAAGAAGCTTTGAAAAATTAAAAAACATTAAATTGTCTATGAAGACTCTTCACAGTGCAACAAATCCGAACACTTCTTTTTCTATTTTTGGTGAAAAATTATCCATTCCAGTTATAACAGCTCCTATCACAGGAACAAAATTTAACATGGGCGGGAGTATAACTGATGAAGAGTATATAAATGATGTTGTATTCGGATCTTTAGATGCAGGAACCATAGCGATGATAGGAGATACAGGGGACTCTAGCTGCTATATACACGGTATAGAGGCTCTGAAAAAATCAAAGGGAAAAGGAATTGCAATAATAAAACCTAGAGAGAACAGCGAGATTATCTATAGAATAAAAATGGCAGAAGAAGCAGGTGCTCTAGCTGTAGGTGTAGATATAGATGGTGCCGGACTTGTGACAATGAAACTCTTTGGTCAGCCTGTTGGGCCTAAAACTCCAGAGGAGTTAAAGGAGCTTATTGAATCTACAGAGCTTCCTTTTATAGTAAAGGGTGTTCTTTCAGTAGAGGAAGCTAAAATTTGTGTAAAGGCTGGAGCCGCAGCAATAGTGGTCTCAAATCACGGAGGAAGAGTGTTGAACCACACTCTGGCTCCCTGTGAAGTCCTAAAGGACATAGTAAAGGCTGTAGGAGATGATATACTAGTCCTTGCTGACGGAAATGTCAGGGAGGGAGCTGACGTCATAAAATATATAGCATTAGGTGCAAAAGGAGTCCTTGTAGGGAGACCTGTTATCTGGGGATCTATAGGGGGAAGACAGGAAGGTGTAAAAACTATATTAGAAACTATAAAATCCCAGCTTTATCAGGGAATGATTCTAACAGGTTCAAATAGTATAGATTCTATAAACGAAGATAAGATAGTATTATAAAAAAAGCTGTGGCTTCTGCCACAGCTCAAATGCTTAATTTTGACAACTCTGCATCCTCGGGAAAAATTTTTTGAAGTGCATCTAAAATCTCTATATTTTTTTCATTTCTTTCATAATAAATTTTTAATTCATCTTCATAAACATATTCCTCGTAGGTTTGCCGATATCTTTCTAACTCCTCTTTTTCCAATAAGATCTCTTTTTTAAATTTATCTTTAAGTGTTTTTAATTTTCTTTTAGAAATTTTTTCGCACAGATACATCTCTATATCATGTTTTGTGACGTGCCCCTTGCTAGACATAACATTCACTTCCTTTCTGTTATTTCGATTTCTTTGTATCCTGTTTCTTCGTCAAAACTTCTCTTAAAAGAATACTGGCTGAACTCTCCTATAACAAGTTCACAAGTTGTATTTATAATATTTCCTTCAACCAAATGTCCACCAATAACCATACCTTTAATGTCGCTATATGAGATATGAAGATGGCTTCCATCTAGAGAAAGGGTGCCGTTGATAGATATAATCTCTAATCTTTCTTCTAATTCTCTTATACTTTTTCCATCTGCCAGTCTTATTCTTCCATTTATAACGCAACCTACAGAGGATAGTATAACTCCTGCCTGGATATTATTTTCTGTCGAGTAATTAGTTATGAATTTTTTTATATCATCTCCTTTTTTTAATCTGACGCAGTGTATTTTTATACTTTCCACCTCCCCTATAGAAATCAATTTTTAAAAGTCCAATAATAAATATACCATACTTTTTTTATTATCCTTTTGTTATTTTAAATATTTATTTCTAAAAAATAAAAAAAGTCCCATCTGGGACTTTTATAAAATAATTTAAGGTTTGAGTTTGGACAGTTCTTCTAAATCAACATCTTCATCGTAATCCACACCCTCTACTTTGAAGCCGTTTAATTTTAAAAATTCAGTCTTATATTTATCAAAATCTGTAAGTTCTTTAAAATTTTCTTCGGTGACTTTTTTATAGATGCCTAGAACCTCTTCTTGCACATCCTCTCTCAGTTCCCATGAATCAGGTCTCATTCTTTTGTCTGAGTCAAATTCCGGTTTATCTCCGTAGACCATGTCTGCAAAGAGTCTGTGAGTGTGTTCGATGGCATTTTCCTCTATACCTTTTTCTTCCATGACCCTCATGAGAGCAGAGGCATACAATGGAAATATAGGTATATAGGCACTGGCCTTTGTTACGATGGCCTTGTTTACAGCTACATAGGCCTCTCCTGATTTTTCATCTTTTAATACTCCGTCAAGGTCACGTGCAGTTTTCTCTAGGTGTTCTTTGGCAGAACCTATGGTTCCGTGTCTATAAATTCCCTCCATTACGGCGGGACCTATATAGGAGTAAGCCATGGTTTTAAATCCTTCAGAAACAACATCGGCATCCATAAGAGCCTTTACCCATAGTTCCCAGTCTTCTCCTCCCATTACTTTTACTGTATTGGTAAGGTCTTCTTCTGTGGCAGGAGTGAGTGTCACCTCTTCCATGGATTCTTTCTCTACATTAAAGGTAAATCCAGTGAGAGATTCTCCCTGAGGTCTGAGATTGGACTTATAGATTTTGTTTGTGTCTGGATCAGTTCTCATACCAGAGGCCAGAGAATAAACCAGAAGGTCTATTTTTCCTCCGAATTCCTCTTTTATATATTTGATTACTTCTTCTTTCATATTATGGGAAAAAGCATCACCGAGGATATTTTTTGCAATAAGACCTTTTTTCTCTGCTTCCTCTCTGAACCAGATGTTGCTGTACCATCCGGCACTTCCTACTTTTCTCTTTGAGCCCTCTCTTTCGAAGGAAACCCCTATAGTATCCGATTCTGAGCCTCCGAAAGCCAAAGATATCCTTGTGGCCAGTCCGTATCCTGATGAGGCACCGATAATCAACACTTTTTTGGCACCCTTGTATTTTTTAGAATTTTCCACATATTTTATCTGATTTAAAACTTCTTCTTTACATCCTACAGGATGGCAGTTAAGTGAAAGACTTCCCTTGATTTTAGGCTTTATAACCATTTATTTTATCCTCCGATTTTAGAATTTACCAGATATTTTACCATTTTTTGGATTATTTTTCAATTTTGAAATCTTTTTCACCTGTAATTATATATTTTTTTAAGAGCATAGCAGGGTTGTATGATTCTTTGGCCTTTTTGATCCCGTCAATACCTAGATCCTCCTCTCTGTTTACATATTCTAGATGTGAAAATTCTTTTTTTAGAAAAATCCTGTTCATCTCCTGATATACTCCTTGATATTTTATATCTCCTTTTTCTATGTGTATGAGTCCAGTGTTTGGTGTGATCTCTTCTCCTATGGAAAAAGCAGCTATTTCGCCATTTACCCTCAGAAGTCCCCCCTTGAGTTGAAGAGCCTCATAATTTTGGAAAATTTCTCTTATTCCGAGGCTTTCTTTGTCTAGCCCCTTATAAATACTGCACTCTCTGTCTTGACACCACTTTTCTTCAAATGCCATTACCTCTTTCAAATTTTTACTGTCTATCTTTTCATATGAAAAATTATATATTTTTTCGAATCTGTTTACCTGATTTTTTTTATTATGAAATTTTCTACCCTTTAACTCTATAAGTTTTTCCACACTATAAAGATAGTCAAATCTGTCTCTTTCCTCTTGAAATAAAAAATAATTTTCCAGGAGTATTTTCACTCCCTCAGGAACTGCACGTAAAACTACACCTGATTTTAAGATTTCTGATATTTCTTTTTTTATTTTTCTGAAATCACCATGTTTAGGTAGCGGGATATAATAAAATTCACTTTTATCTTCAATTCCTTTTATGTATAATATGTTATCAATGATTTTATATTTGAGATTTTTTCCAATTCTCCATATAAAAAGGTTTGTAAAGGTAAGGTCACCTGTTTGAAACCTTCCTAGCAAAAATTCATTAAGTCTTTCCCTGTCTTCTAGTTGGATATTTTTCCATTCCATGCAACCACCTCTTGCTAATATAGATTAGACGTTGAGAGGGTTTTCCTTTTTAGTAAGAGTGAAATAAAAAGAATCTTGTATAGACAAGTTTGTGGAATTTAAGTATAATAGAAGAAAAAAGGAGGGATAAAATGTATCCATTAAAATTTAAAAAATGTTTTATCGAAAAAATATGGGGGGGAAGAGCCTTTGAAAGCATCCTCGATATAAAGCTTCCTGAAAATAAAAAAATAGGTGAGTTGTGGGAAGTAAGTTCTCATAAAAACGGAATGTCCTATGTTGAAAATGGAGATTTAGCAGGTAAAAGCCTCGAAGAACTAATGGAGAGTTCAGGTGAAGAACTTCTAGGAAAAGAAGTCTATAACAGGTTTAAGGGAAAGTTTCCTGTTCTTATAAAGTATCTTGATGTAAATGACAGACTTTCTGTACAGGTTCATCCTAGTGACGAATACGCCCTGAGAGTAGAAAAAGAATTCGGTAAGTCTGAGGCTTGGTATATAATAGATGCCAGCCCTGATGCAAAGCTTATTATGGGACTTAAGGAAGGAATGACAAAAGAAGAGTTTATAAAAAAAGCCAAGGCCGGAAACTTTGAAGATATGTTTAATGTAATATCAGTAAATAAAGGTGACTGCATCTATGTGAAACCAGGTCTAGTTCATGCAAGTCTAGAGGGGTCTGTAGTGATCTGTGAAGTTCAGCAAAATTCAGACACCACGTACAGAATATATGACTTTGACAGGGTGACAGACGGAAAGAAGAGAGAACTTCATATAGACAAGGCAGCAGATGTTATAAATTTTGATGAACATCCAGAGATAACCACTGTAGATACCAGAAAAAATATCAGACTAGAAGGGGCAGTGAAGGAAGAGGTAGTTAGATGCCAGTACTTTAATATTGACAGACTTCAAGTAGAAGGAGTCTATGATGACCAGGTGAGTCCGAGTTTTAGAGTATACTCCATCCTTGAGGGCGAGGGTAAGATTGTTCACTCTGGAAAAGAGTATTTTGCTAAAAAGGGGGATACATATTTTATTCCGGCAGGACTAGATGTTAGTATAGAGGGGGAATTGGATATACTGAAATCCTTTCTGTAAAGGGGGAAAATAATGCTAACAAAACATGAAGAGATAGAAAAATTTATATTAAATGGAGTAATTAAAGGAAATTACAAACCCGATGAGAAGGTGCCTTCGGAAAATCAGCTGGCTGAAAGTTTTTCTGTAAGCAGGATGACAGCTAGAAAAGCCCTAGATACCCTGGTAACCAAGGGTTATTTATACAAGATCAAGGGTAAGGGAACCTATGTAAAAGACAGGGAGAACAGGGATATAATCTATCTAGACGAGATGATAGGTTTTACGAAAAGGGTAAGGAGAACAGGAAAAGTTCCACGAACAGACGTAAAAGCCTTTGAACTTATAAAGCCAAGTGAAGATATAGCAGCTAGGCTTGGGATAACAACCAAAGATGATGTGTATTATATCGAAAGAATCCGTAATATAGATAACGAGCCTGTTATTTTAGAGGTGACTTATATGCCTGCCTATATATCTCCTGATCTAACAATAGATCATGTGCAAAAGTCAAAATATGATTACTTGAGAGCAAAAGGGCACCGGATAGAAGAGATGGTAAAAGAGTATATCCCGGTAATACCTGAAATTAAAGTGAGAAACTGTCTTTCTCTAGATAAAAATATGACGGTTTTTAAAATTGAGCTTATTTCCATATTAGAGGATAGAAGCATATTTGAATACACTAAACTATATTATAACCAGACCAAGTACAGATTTCTTCAGATAACAAAAAACACCGGAAAGACTTTTTAACTCTTTCTGGTGTTTTTTTGTGGAATAGTAAAAAAAATCTTAAAAAATTTTAAAATAAAAGTTGACAAATTTAGAAATAGAATATATCATAGTGTTAACAAAGCAAACTGTGAGACCGAAAAGAGGTCATTTTTTTTAACAACGTTTGTTGTATATACAGGGTGTTCGTCAGCTGTGATTTTTTTTCACCCTTTCACTTGTATATACATGCGAAACCAAGGAGGAGATCATGGATTTAAGAACTTTAACAAATGAGAATCTGATATTTTTGAATGCTGATTTTAAAAACAAAAAAGAGATACTGGATGTTTTTATCCAAAAACTTTATGACGAGGGTAAAATAACTTCAAAGGAAGAATTCTATTCTGCAGTCATGGAGAGGGAGGCTATAGGGGCAACAGGTATAGGAGAGGGATTGGCTATTCCTCACGGTAAATCAGATGCAGTAAAAGAGGCCTCATTTGTAGTTGCAACTCTTAATAATGAAATGGAATGGGAAACCCTAGATGAGGAACCTGTTAATCTTGTAATCCTACTGGCTATACCAAAATCAGAAGAAGGAAGTACTCATGTTGACCTTCTGGCCAAGCTTACTACAAAGTTAGCAGATGATGACTTTAGAGAAGAATTAGTAAAATCAAAAGATCAAAAAGAATTTATAGATAAACTTAACATAGGTGAAGAGACAGAAAAGTCAGAAGAAGTAATGGCTGAGGATGCCAAGACAATAGTAGCAGTAACAGCCTGTCCTGCAGGAATAGCTCATACTTATATGGCAGCGGAGGCCTTAGAAAAGGCGGGTAGAAAGCTAGGAGTAAGAGTAAAGGTAGAAAAACAAGGGGCAATGGGTATAGAGGATAGGATAACAGATGAAGATCTAAATAATGCTCATGCAGCTATATTTGCTGTGGAAGTAGCAGTAAAAGAGGCAGAAAGATTTGACGGAATTCCTGCAGTGGAAACTGCAGTAGCAGATCCTCTAAAAAGAGCAGAAGAGATAATAAAAGAAGCTCTAGAAGCTGGAAAAGAGGGTAGAACTTCAGCTAAAAGAACCTCTACTCCTAGGAAAGAGATGTCAGCAGGAGAAGAGGCCAAGAAAGCCCTTCTAAACGGTATATCACATATAGTTCCTCTAATCGTAGCAGGAGGTACTGTACTTGCAATAGCAGTTCTTATAAAAGAGATATTTGGTCTTCAAGAACTTTATGG
Encoded proteins:
- the pfkB gene encoding 1-phosphofructokinase; its protein translation is MIYTLTLNPSLDYIIQMNSFQEGKVNISKSEHKLPGGKGINVSQVLKNLGHESIALGFLGGFTGDFIHKELTKKDIKCDFIQLDEDTRINVKMKNGNIETEINGNSPKIGEDKKEELFRQLEKLKKGDILVMAGSVPLSFESNVYEKIMSRLPKGVKVILDTNGKALEDAVKAKPYLIKPNHHELEELFDVKIQNKKEMLEYGQKLLKMGAKNVAISMAGDGAFLITEEAVYFGNVPKGVVQNSVGAGDSMVGGFTSGIAEGLCIEDCFSRGIAAGSASAFSKNLCTLSEVENLINEIKIEKIN
- a CDS encoding DeoR/GlpR family DNA-binding transcription regulator; amino-acid sequence: MLSQERYDIILNLLKNKEIVKMKEIVDTLKISESTIRRDLTYLEEHGLLKRVHGGATFPENSFEADFNTKNIQNKFEKDKIGEAASKIVLDGECIFIDAGTTTERMIKYLQDKNVTVVTNGVTHIPELMKYSIRAYLTGGKIKNRTGALVGVETIESLKKYNFNKCFIGVNGITLKTGYTTPDIEEAEIKREVIKKSQKSYILGDFNKFGKTSFVSFAELKECTIITDKLPAEEYRKKTKIKEC
- the ptsP gene encoding phosphoenolpyruvate--protein phosphotransferase; this encodes MRKFIKGIDASPGVAIGKVYLHKEIELVINTGDIEDVEKEKERLITSRDKSKEQLTEIRKKTAVKLGEDKAAIFDGHITLLEDEDLFDEVVELIEDEEISAENALSRGIESYCEMLGNLEDEYLRERAADLRDIGNRWLHNLLGHDIGDLSSLEPNTVIIAKDLTPSDTAQIDLENVLAFVTEIGGRTAHSSIMARSLEIPAVVGTGDVCSHVEGGETIIVDATTGDIIIHPYDEEISQYEKKREAFIAEKEELKMLIDKEAVSKDGVKANMWGNIGSPNDVAGLHRNGAEGIGLYRTEFLFMNNDRFPTEDEQFEAYKTVVESLEGKPVTIRTMDIGGDKALSYMDLPEEENPFLGWRALRVCLDRKDILKTQFRALLRASAFGYVKIMLPMIISLVEVRQAKVILEECKTELREEGIKFDEDIQFGIMVETPAVAMRAKHFAREVDFFSIGTNDLTQYTLAVDRGNENIAHLYDPFNPAVLQAIKMAIDGAHEEGITISMCGEFAGDEKATPVLFGMGLDAFSMSAISIPRVKKNIMKLDKKECESLVERLLDMGTAEEIKMVLEEFISNK
- a CDS encoding HPr family phosphocarrier protein, which produces MVSRTVEIKNETGLHTRPGNEFVTMAKTFDSKVEVENEAGKVVKATSLLKVLSLGIKKGAKITVHAEGTDADEAVEKLATLLSNLRD
- a CDS encoding alpha-hydroxy-acid oxidizing protein codes for the protein MELREVRSNARGKMKGFCNLCTECNGVWCAGQVPGMGGAGTGESFKRSFEKLKNIKLSMKTLHSATNPNTSFSIFGEKLSIPVITAPITGTKFNMGGSITDEEYINDVVFGSLDAGTIAMIGDTGDSSCYIHGIEALKKSKGKGIAIIKPRENSEIIYRIKMAEEAGALAVGVDIDGAGLVTMKLFGQPVGPKTPEELKELIESTELPFIVKGVLSVEEAKICVKAGAAAIVVSNHGGRVLNHTLAPCEVLKDIVKAVGDDILVLADGNVREGADVIKYIALGAKGVLVGRPVIWGSIGGRQEGVKTILETIKSQLYQGMILTGSNSIDSINEDKIVL
- a CDS encoding PPC domain-containing DNA-binding protein, whose translation is MISIGEVESIKIHCVRLKKGDDIKKFITNYSTENNIQAGVILSSVGCVINGRIRLADGKSIRELEERLEIISINGTLSLDGSHLHISYSDIKGMVIGGHLVEGNIINTTCELVIGEFSQYSFKRSFDEETGYKEIEITERK
- the fabV gene encoding enoyl-ACP reductase FabV; the protein is MVIKPKIKGSLSLNCHPVGCKEEVLNQIKYVENSKKYKGAKKVLIIGASSGYGLATRISLAFGGSESDTIGVSFEREGSKRKVGSAGWYSNIWFREEAEKKGLIAKNILGDAFSHNMKEEVIKYIKEEFGGKIDLLVYSLASGMRTDPDTNKIYKSNLRPQGESLTGFTFNVEKESMEEVTLTPATEEDLTNTVKVMGGEDWELWVKALMDADVVSEGFKTMAYSYIGPAVMEGIYRHGTIGSAKEHLEKTARDLDGVLKDEKSGEAYVAVNKAIVTKASAYIPIFPLYASALMRVMEEKGIEENAIEHTHRLFADMVYGDKPEFDSDKRMRPDSWELREDVQEEVLGIYKKVTEENFKELTDFDKYKTEFLKLNGFKVEGVDYDEDVDLEELSKLKP
- a CDS encoding phosphatidylglycerol lysyltransferase domain-containing protein, with the translated sequence MEWKNIQLEDRERLNEFLLGRFQTGDLTFTNLFIWRIGKNLKYKIIDNILYIKGIEDKSEFYYIPLPKHGDFRKIKKEISEILKSGVVLRAVPEGVKILLENYFLFQEERDRFDYLYSVEKLIELKGRKFHNKKNQVNRFEKIYNFSYEKIDSKNLKEVMAFEEKWCQDRECSIYKGLDKESLGIREIFQNYEALQLKGGLLRVNGEIAAFSIGEEITPNTGLIHIEKGDIKYQGVYQEMNRIFLKKEFSHLEYVNREEDLGIDGIKKAKESYNPAMLLKKYIITGEKDFKIEK
- a CDS encoding type I phosphomannose isomerase catalytic subunit; this encodes MYPLKFKKCFIEKIWGGRAFESILDIKLPENKKIGELWEVSSHKNGMSYVENGDLAGKSLEELMESSGEELLGKEVYNRFKGKFPVLIKYLDVNDRLSVQVHPSDEYALRVEKEFGKSEAWYIIDASPDAKLIMGLKEGMTKEEFIKKAKAGNFEDMFNVISVNKGDCIYVKPGLVHASLEGSVVICEVQQNSDTTYRIYDFDRVTDGKKRELHIDKAADVINFDEHPEITTVDTRKNIRLEGAVKEEVVRCQYFNIDRLQVEGVYDDQVSPSFRVYSILEGEGKIVHSGKEYFAKKGDTYFIPAGLDVSIEGELDILKSFL
- a CDS encoding GntR family transcriptional regulator — protein: MLTKHEEIEKFILNGVIKGNYKPDEKVPSENQLAESFSVSRMTARKALDTLVTKGYLYKIKGKGTYVKDRENRDIIYLDEMIGFTKRVRRTGKVPRTDVKAFELIKPSEDIAARLGITTKDDVYYIERIRNIDNEPVILEVTYMPAYISPDLTIDHVQKSKYDYLRAKGHRIEEMVKEYIPVIPEIKVRNCLSLDKNMTVFKIELISILEDRSIFEYTKLYYNQTKYRFLQITKNTGKTF